A window from Athalia rosae chromosome 5, iyAthRosa1.1, whole genome shotgun sequence encodes these proteins:
- the LOC105690176 gene encoding uncharacterized protein LOC105690176 — protein MSCSVKISSAKNWGGSQRRINSLTEESFPLGPPRTPPRPVKSIAAKKGEDTTKLLKYVDDNVIGKSSTFFGPFGRRKVVYCDYTASGRSLQFLEEYISKEVLPCLGDTRASTSICSLQSSLFRHEARDIVRHAVGASEQDAVLFTGHGTAGALRTLLRHLDLNKPTVVFVGPFEHHANLRPWREHGVKITRIAETKEGFLDLNDLDRQLAKERVTGAQLVGCFSAASCITGVLADDVATTLLLHQHGALSIWDYTSAAPYVQMDMNPNLPGVGENAVHKDAMIFAGHKFIGGAQTPGVLVTKRALLRVEETPEDIRDSHRYLQDPELREESGTAAVVESIRCGLAVQLKENITPQAIMARQDKITKQVLAHVRTIPELILLGSSSHNVKRLSLFSFMVRHPRGTFLHHNFVCAVLNDVFGVQARGGCACTGRYAHELMGIDEKLAKDYEAVLQQNGCNEETSMEMLRPGFARLSFPFFMSETEVAFVLEALKMVATEGWKLLPQYVLNPDTGEWRHHTNSVFKDRKWLGSIRYTDGKMITSERRVSGPGVFPQSYSDCLQTARNIFNRARKMAQRYPLQIDQSVVFTEQTKTLRWFILPNEAQDLLLGNSQNVKQDVPFNPVTYRLRYSAFDIPSNTLLMANGIRRLNSDIPRTGNPPITPNSPRHHSLPVLTRTVPPIVDPKKYSFGQTMPAHLRCTVSPPLMAQLSLPEYATTPYGAGQKSPSTCPSSPMPVRFAVGEAVTPAILGTPVVAQLIAGDQSTTGRARCNSLGSSGTSPPILSPQTMASLGINTARHRHCSCSSQTDLNSLEYENGSPTHSLNHVNSLSNSDMRVGRSSPVSNLSQSSEDLHNYLKEVTKELATEIKSEIREVISQVDDVLSETNTTENTPQHHSRTHSLNHCEDKHDSFSASDIAEYLMEFSKEMASEVKSEIRCMVNAVDGLHRFSPDTSSSDKSSNGCGSPERIFPKAGAVGKLSELSQESKMSSECSSDETVIYVIKQEGERKTDDEDHSGAEIDIKTLPKIYSTINSVSSQDSGINLSFHENDKSADSDLRRSSSAESNSNGCRRLRMNGKSAKQKRVNDLSEDEEIASESSGLEEAERLIPLEKASEDGSPQWLCPPKNIWKPSVEAMQEFDMIRDGDKVMVCLSGGKDSLSLLHTLHQYQFYVRSKGVNFEIGAATVDSKTYDPLQLMTYLKALEVPYFYEEQSSVEDEIGRSACNFCSRTKRNRLYTVAKEHSYNVLALGQHLDDLTEGFLMSVFHNGKLRTMKAHYYIRERDLRVIRPFVYVREKALRQFAECKKLPVVQETCPTCEDTPKKLERNKLLIAQQEQVYPRLYWSLRSALQPLIVAKGFTEETNQQKRLHRRPRTNSFTASASNSASQPLNDSETEEEPVV, from the exons ACACGAAGCTCGAGATATAGTGAGGCATGCAGTCGGTGCGAGTGAACAGGACGCTGTCCTTTTTACGGGTCACGGAACCGCCGGCGCCCTGCGTACCCTTCTCCGTCATCTGGACCTCAACAAACCAACCGTTGTTTTCGTGGGTCCTTTCGAGCATCACGCGAACCTACGTCCTTGGAGGGAACACGGTGTTAAG ATAACGCGAATCGCTGAGACCAAGGAAGGTTTCCTAGATCTGAATGACCTGGACCGTCAATTGGCCAAGGAACGCGTCACCGGTGCTCAGTTGGTGGGATGTTTCAGCGCCGCAAGTTGCATCACCGGTGTACTCGCCGATGACGTTGCCACAACCCTTCTTCTCCATCAGCACGGGGCTCTCAGCATTTGGGATTATACGTCAGCAG CTCCGTACGTCCAGATGGATATGAACCCGAATCTTCCGGGAGTCGGTGAAAATGCGGTACACAAAGATGCCATGATATTCGCGGGTCATAAATTTATCGGCGGTGCCCAGACGCCGGGAGTTTTAGTGACGAAGAGAGCTCTTCTCAGGGTCGAGGAGACTCCCGAGGATATTAGGGACTCCCATCGCTACCTGCAAGACCCAGAACTCCGCGAGGAAAGCGGTACCGCCGCGGTTGTCGAAAGCATCAGATGCGGACTCGCCGTACAACTCAAAGAAAATATCACACCGCAAGCGATCATGGCTCGACAAGATAAAATCACAAA ACAAGTCCTGGCTCACGTGCGCACGATTCCAGAACTTATACTGCTCGGCAGCAGTTCGCACAACGTGAAGCGACTGTCGTTATTTTCCTTCATGGTTCGTCATCCTCGGGGCACCTTCCTTCACCACAATTTCGTCTGCGCGGTTCTCAACGACGTGTTCGGAGTTCAGGCCAGAGGTGGATGCGCGTGTACGGGAAGATACGCTCACGAACTTAtgggaatcgatgaaaaactaGCCAAAGATTACGAGGCCGTACTTCAACAGAA CGGCTGCAACGAGGAAACTAGCATGGAGATGTTGCGACCCGGATTCGCCCGGCTTTCATTTCCCTTCTTCATGTCGGAAACCGAAGTAGCCTTCGTCCTCGAGGCTTTAAAGATGGTGGCGACCGAAGGTTGGAAACTGCTGCCGCAGTACGTCCTGAACCCGGATACGGGAGAATGGCGTCATCACACAAACAGCGTATTCAAGGATCGAAAGTGGTTGGGTTCCATCAGATACACCGATGGAAAGATGATCACATCGGAACGACGGGTTTCGGGTCCCGGAGTATTCCCGCAGAGTTACAGCGATTGCCTGCAGACCGCTAGAAATATATTCAACAGGGCCCGAAAAATGGCCCAGCGATATCCCCTGCAGATCGATCAGAGCGTCGTGTTTACCGAGCAAACTAAGACCCTCCGGTGGTTCATATTACCCAACGAAGCGCAGGACCTTCTCCTAGGAAATTCGCAAAACGTCAAACAGGATGTGCCCTTCAACCCGGTGACCTATAGGTTGAGATACAGCGCCTTCGATATCCCTAGCAATACTCTACTAATGGCGAACGGAATACGCAGATTGAACAGCGACATTCCGCGTACGGGAAACCCTCCGATAACTCCCAACTCTCCGAGGCATCACAGCTTGCCGGTTCTGACCAGAACAGTACCTCCGATTGTCGACCCGAAGAAATATTCCTTCGGTCAAACGATGCCCGCGCACTTGAGGTGCACGGTTTCTCCTCCGCTTATGGCCCAGCTATCCCTTCCAGAATATGCGACGACGCCGTACGGCGCGGGTCAAAAGTCACCGTCTACTTGCCCCAGTTCCCCGATGCCCGTGAGGTTCGCCGTTGGAGAGGCGGTGACCCCGGCTATTCTCGGGACTCCTGTCGTCGCCCAACTGATCGCCGGAGATCAGAGTACCACGGGTAGAGCGCGTTGCAATTCTTTAGGAAGTTCCGGAACGTCGCCGCCGATACTCAGCCCGCAAACAATGGCTAGCTTGGGAATAAACACCGCGAGACACAGGCACTGCAGCTGCAGCAGTCAGACTGATTTGAACTCTTTGGAATACGAGAATGGCAGTCCAACTCATTCTTTGAACCACGTCAATTCTTTGAGCAATTCCGATATGAGGGTCGGACGTTCTTCGCCGGTATCAAATCTCTCGCAGAGTTCGGAAGATCTTCATAATTACCTCAAGGAAGTTACGAAAGAATTAGCGACTGAAATAAAATCCGAAATACGCGAGGTCATTTCCCAGGTAGACGACGTACTTTCGGAAACGAACACCACCGAAAATACGCCGCAACATCATTCGAGGACGCATAGTTTGAACCACTGCGAAGATAAACACGACTCATTTTCGGCTAGTGATATCGCCGAGTACCTGATGGAGTTCTCGAAGGAGATGGCCAGCGAAGTGAAATCGGAAATCAGATGCATGGTGAACGCGGTCGACGGTCTCCATAGATTTTCACCCGATACTTCGTCCTCCGACAAGTCTTCCAACGGATGTGGATCCCCGGAAAGAATTTTCCCGAAGGCTGGCGCGGTCGGCAAACTCAGCGAACTCTCGCAGGAGAGTAAAATGTCGAGTGAGTGTTCGTCGGACGAGACGGTGATATACGTTATAAAGCAGGAGGGAGAGCGTAAAACCGACGACGAAGATCACAGCGGTGCTGAAATTGACATAAAAACATTGCCCAAGATATACTCGACGATAAATTCGGTGAGTTCCCAGGACAGCGGCATCAACTTGTCTTTTCACGAGAACGACAAGTCCGCCGATTCCGATCTGAGAAGGAGTAGTAGTGCAGAATCCAATTCCAACGGATGTAGGAGGCTCAGAATGAACGGCAAATCAGCGAAGCAAAAGCGCGTCAACGACCTGTCGGAAGACGAGGAAATCGCGTCCGAATCATCGGGGCTGGAAGAAGCGGAAAGACTCATTCCTCTTGAGAAAGCTTCGGAAGATGGCTCACCTCAGTGGCTCTGCCCACCAAAGAACATCTGGAAACCGTCCGTCGAAGCGATGCAAGAATTCGACATGATCAGAGACGGAGACAAGGTCATGGTATGCCTCTCGGGGGGCAAAGATTCCCTTTCATTATTGCACACCTTGCACCAGTACCAATTTTACGTCAGATCGAAGGGTGTGAACTTCGAAATCGGAGCTGCTACCGTGGACAGTAAAACTTACGACCCTCTTCAGCTGATGACGTATCTGAAGGCTTTGGAAGTGCCATATTTTTACGAGGAACAATCTTCGGTTGAAGATGAAATTGGAAGGTCGGCGTGCAACTTTTGCAGTCGGACTAAGAGGAATAGATTGTACACCGTGGCTAAGGAACATTCTTACAATGTACTCGCCCTTGGACAACACTTGGATGATCTGACGGAAGGATTTCTGATGTCAGTATTTCACAACGGAAAACTTAGGACAATGAAAGCGCACTATTACATACGGGAACGCGACCTCAGAGTGATACGCCCGTTTGTATACGTCCGGGAAAAAGCTCTCCGACAATTCGCCGAGTGCAAGAAACTCCCGGTGGTCCAGGAAACGTGTCCGACATGCGAAGACACTCCAAAG aAACTGGAGCGTAACAAGTTGTTAATAGCTCAACAGGAGCAAGTTTATCCTCGTTTGTACTGGTCTTTAAGATCAGCTTTACAACCGCTTATCGTGGCAAAAGGTTTTACCGAAGaaacaaatcaacaaaaaaggTTGCACCGACGTCCGAGAACGAACTCCTTCACAGCATCAGCGAGCAACAGCGCGTCTCAGCCGTTGAATGACAGCGAAACAGAAGAGGAGCCGGTTGTATAG